The proteins below come from a single Penaeus monodon isolate SGIC_2016 chromosome 23, NSTDA_Pmon_1, whole genome shotgun sequence genomic window:
- the LOC119587807 gene encoding uncharacterized protein LOC119587807 — protein MDMLMSANNAILNTRTSVDRFTNSLDDLAASVGTAAFVAIMAGAFALSAGLGNASLVALARIDESFFQPLIARISSSETWADFFGTVLDERSLNTAADILDLLTGAYAKYGRRRRSN, from the exons ATGGACATGTTGATGTCAGCCAACAACGCCATCCTGAACACCAGGACGTCCGTGGACAGGTTCACCAACAGCCTGGACGACCTGGCAGCGTCGGTGGGCACAGCAGCCTTCGTCGCCATCATGGCCGGCGCCTTCGCCCTCAGCGCCGGCCTCGGCAACGCGTCCCTCGTGGCCCTTGCCAGGATCGACGAGTCCTTCTTCCAGCCGCTCATTGCCAGGATCAGCAGCAGCGAGACGTGGGCGGACTTCTTCGGCACCGTCCTGGACGAAAG GAGTCTCAACACAGCGGCTGACATCCTGGACTTACTCACCGGCGCCTACGCTAAGTATGGCAGACGACGGCGCTCGAACTAA